The genomic DNA GCACCACACTCATCGGGGTACGGCGGGCGGAGATGAGATTCAGCGCGGGACGGGTGGTGACCAGGATGCCGTCCTGCAGCCCGGAGACGTAGTCGATGACGGCCTTCTCCACCCGTTCGGTGAAGTAGGCCGCCGCGAATTCACCGTGCGGCACGATCTTCCCGCGGACCTTCCGCCAGACCCGGCGTCCCACCGAGTCGGGCCGGACGCCGTCCCGCTGGTCGACCAGCGGGACGATCTCGACACGTGGGTCGATGGGGAACTGGGGTGTGTCGCGGCGCCGTACCACGCTGGCGATCTCGACGTCGTGTCCCGCGGCGACCATCGCGTTGGCCTGGTTGACCACCGTGCGGATCGTTCCACCCATGCCGTAGGCGTGCAGGAGCATGTAGCGGATCTTCATGGGCGCCGATCCGCCGGTTCGGGCAGGTACCCCCAGGTCCGGCAGATCGGCCGCAGCACCTCCGGTATCTCCTCCGGAGTGGGGAGGGCGCGTCCTCGCTGCACGGTGCCCGACTGGATCTTGTCCTTCCAGTCGCCGAGCCCCTTCTTCAGGACGGTCTGCTCGCCGTAGGAGAGCATCTCCGGTTCCCAGGGGATGTTCAGAAAGTCGCAGATGCGGCGCGTCTGGTCCTCCGGAGCCTCGGTCAGGTCCTCGTAGCGCAGGGTCAGCCCGCTCAGCGCGCGCCGTGCCCGCTGGGTCGCCTTCATGTAGCGCAGGGCGTCCAGGGCGGCCTGCTCCGCGTTCCTCTTGTCCGGGCTGGCCTCGTGCCACGATCTGGCGATGGAGGCCGGGTGGCGCAGCAGGAAGACGAACCGGGCGTCGGGCCAGCAGGTGGCGATCCGCTCGAAGGCGAAGGCGTTGGCCGGGGTCTTGTCCACGACGTACTTCTTGCCGCTGCGGACGAGCTCCCGGTGCAGCACCCGGTCCCACAGCAGATGCTCCAGGTCGGCCTGGTTGTGGCCGAGGGCGTCCATCGCCTTCTCTGCGAGCGGGGTGCCGAATCCCACGGCCAGCCGTCGTACGTGCAGTTCGTGGGGGGCGTGCAACATCGAATGGGCGTTGAGCACCGCCCGCAGCAATGTGGAGCCCGATCGGACGGGGGACAGTACGAAGACCGGAGCGACCAACAGCCGATCAGCGTCCGGATCGGCGGGCGGGCGGACCAGATCATCGGACGCGACGGAGCGCGTGACCGATGTTTTTTCCGCTTTTCCTACCCGCCTTATCTGAAACCCGGCGAACTCGCTGAGAGCTTCGTTGACCTTGTACTTCCAGTTCATGCTTAATAACGCTATCCAGCTTTCCTGGCATTTTCCTGAGCGTGATCTTTCCGGCGGGGGCTCCTGGTGGGTCCGGTGCTCCGGCTGACGACTCGGGGCCCCGCAGGTGAAAGGCGCTGTTTCCGGCCGGGTGCCGGGTCCGACGGCCGAGGCGGCCCCGGACCGCGGTCTTCCGGACCTATGGAGCCGCGTGCTGGTGCAGGTGCCGACCTGTGACGGATTTCTCACCTCCGGACGGTTCGCCGACGGGTCCTGGAATTCGCCCCGGCCCCGTCGCTGCTCGGCAGTCGGTGCCGGACGGCACCACGCTGACCTTGTTCGCCGAGGCGGAGGCCCTGCGGATCAGGTCGGGCATGCCGATGTGGGTGGCGGCATTGGGCCGTTTCGGCCCGACGGGCGGATTCCGGTCGACAGAGACGGCATCCGGGTGACGCTCCGGCGGGTATCCGTGGACGAGTGAGTTATTGCCGGAGCCGGCCGCCACGGTGAAGGCGGCTGTGTTTCATTTGAGAATGTCCAGGCGGCCGTTCTTTGGATTGTTTTATCGGCTATCTGAAATTTTCATTTTTTTGCAAAAAGAAGCTTCCCTGACATTTGTTGTTTCGGAGCGAAGCGATCGGAAGGGCTTGGTGTGCCTCGGTTTCCGAGGGCGCCGCACCGCGATCCTCTCCGACTGCCGACTGCCGACTGCCGACTGCCGACTGCCGACTGTCGGTCGTCGAGCGTGCGGAACCATGCGTGGGCGGAGAAGGAAGGCCGACGGAGGCAGTGACGACAACGGAACCGCCATTCTGTCGAGTCGTTGACCGTGCGATATACGGTTCAATTCGCACACCCTGGAGATCGGGTGGTCAGCCTTCTCCGCGTCGATGACCTCGTTCCCAGCGGGAACACGACAGAGAGCACCCTCGCCATCACTCGGTGATGACGAGGGTGCTCTCTGTCTGCTTGATTCGCCAACGGCGTCACGATGGGCCGGGGGCGGGGGCCGGCACTCGGGTCAGGGGTTCGGCGGGCGCCACATCGGGAACATCGGCGGGCCGTCGGGCATGAACATCGGGTCGCCGAGGTCTTGGTAGCCGTGGCGCAGGTAGAGCCTGCGGCTGCGGGTGCTGCTGGCCTCCAGATACGCGGGCATGCCCGCCGCGTCGAGCCCGCGGTGATACTCCTCGAGCAGCCGGGTCCCCGTCTTCCGTCCCTGGTGCCCGGGGAGCACAGCGAGGAACGCCAGGTAGTGGTGCGGGTCGTGAGGGTGGCGCTTGTCCATCACCTCCCCCATCTGCCCGATGCGCTCCGCGTGGGGACCGGCGAACTCCTCCACCCGGGCGTCCCGGTCGGGGATCTCGGGAAGCGGCTCGGCGCCCTTGCGGAACCACACGGCCACGGCGGACATGTCGGCCGTCGCGTGGACCTCGCCGTGGATGAGGGCGCTCTCGGTGATCATGGAGAAGAAGGGGGGCATCACCCGGCGGCGGTCGTCGTCCGGCGGGATCATCCAGGCCGAGATCTCCTGCTCGTGGAAGGAGGTGGCGATGATCGCGCCGACGGTCTCGGCGGCTCCGGGAGCGTGCTGAACGTGAATGATCTCTGTCATTCGGTCCCTCCCACGGCCGCCTGGGCGCCCCGCCCGATGTTCGCGTATACCTTCGGCCGGTTGGCCCGCAGGGCGAGTCCCCACATGACGCCGAGCCCCACGGCGACGAAGTAGACGGCGGGCATGATCCAGCGCAGCGGGGAGTCGGGGGCCACGCCGAGCACGGTGTCGAAGTTGGCCATGACGAGCACGATGACCACGATCAGCAGGACCGAGGAGATCCCCGGGGCGATCCTGGTCCGCCAGGCGTTCTCCTCGTTGGAGTTCTTGGCGAAGAAGACCAGCACGGAGATCGAGGTGGCCGCCAGCATCATGAGCAGTCCCAGACCACCGAACGATCCGACGGTGAAGAACAGCTGGACGACCGGATCCAGGCCGAAGACCGCGTATATGACGATCGTGACCAGCCCGATGACACTTTGCGCCACCGAGCCGTTGACCGGGGCACCGGTCCGGGGGGAAGTACGACCGAAGGTCTCGGGCAGCACCCTCTCCCTGCCGAGGGCGAAGACGTAGCGGGAGATCGTGTTGTGGAAGGCGATCAGCGCGGCGAAGAGGCTCGTCACGAAGAGGAGGGAGCCGATGGTGGCGACGGTCGCCCCCAGGTGCTGCCCGGCCAGGTTGAACAGGAGAGCCGAACTCTGCTCGCGCGAGGTCTCGACGATCTTGTCCGAGCCGATCGGCACGGTCATCGCCCAGGACGACACGGCGTAGAGCCCGGAGATGACGGCGAGTGCGGCGTAGGTCGCGATCGGCACCGTGCGCCTCGGGTCCTTGGTCTCCTCGGAGAACACCACCGACGACTCGAAGCCCGCGAAGGACGCGATGCAGATCGCGACCACCGCACCGATCCCGGGGACGAAGAGGCTCGACGGGTCGAAGACGTCGAGGCTGTAGCCCGAAGCCGCCGGGTTGATCAGGTCCGCGATGTCGAACACGACGACGACGGCTATCTCCGTCAGCAGCAGGACCGACAGGATCTTCCCGTTGACGTCGACCCGCATGAGGCCGAGCACCCCGGTCAGTACCCAGGCGCCCAGTCCGATGACCCACCAGGGCGGAGAGCTTCCGAACCAGTCGGCGATCAGTGGCTGGGCGGCCGCACCGATCATGCCGTAGAGACCTACCTGGAGCGCGTTGTAGGCCAGCAACGCGACCCACGCGGTCGCCACCCCCACCGGCCTGCCGAGTCCTTTCGCGGTGTACGCGTAGAACGCCCCGGCGTTGACGACGTAACGGGCCATCGTCACGTAGCCGACAGCGAACAGGCCCAGGATGGCTCCGAGCAGGAGGAAGGCGAGCGGTACGCCGGTAACGCCGGTCGCGGCGTAGGCGGCGGTCACCGAGCCACCGATGACGGTCAGCGGCGCCGCCGCCGAGATGACGAAGAACACCACCGACGGCACACCGAGGCGGTCCTGGGCGAGCGCGGCGGAAACGGCGCTGGCCCTTTGTTCTGTCACGGACATGGGGATCCTTGGAATGAGGGGGGTGGGTTCACCGGCGGCTGATGACGGAGTCACCTACGGCAGCCTCGGTCTGGGCGATCAGTTCCTGGAGCGGCGCCGGGAGGGCGGTGATCGAATCGGAGAGGTATCTCGGGTTCTGCTCCCACAGGACGAGCTGGTTGCTGCCGGTCGCGACGAGCAGCCCCAGCAGGACGCTGTCCTGGACGCTGAGTGGCTCACGGCGTTGGATCGCCAGGTTGACGCGTCCGCTGGGCCACGCCGCGATGTTCACGTCGACCGGCACCTGCCTGCGCGACGGGCGTCTGCCGGGCGGGCGCAGCAGCCCGTCGGCGGTCATCCGGGCCGCCACGTCGGCGGGTGCTGTACGGGCGAGGAACTGTAACCAGGTAGGGAAGCGATGCGAGGGTTCGGCGATGATGTGGTCCAGGGCGGTCCTGGTGAGCGCGTCTCCGGGCGGCGCCGCGTCGAGAACGACGAGCCGTATCTGCGCCGCCGCCAATCCCACGGTTATCCGCCCGGCGAGCATCAGTTCTCCCAGAATGGCGGCGGCCAGCCCCAAACCGGTCAGGCGGGCATGAAGCCTCATCCGGCCGGTCGCGTTGTCATGCATGACAAAGAACAGGTCGTTGGCCAACCGGGTTCCTGAAAGATCAACTCCAATCACGAACGGCGATCGTATAGCTAAATCATTAAATTTGTCATTACGCGAACAAAGTTCCGGAGCCGGACATAGACCCGCCAGGCGGGAACCGAAGAAACGGACAGATAGCTTCTATCCGTCTTCGGCGGCGCGTTCGGTTCCTGCTCGCGTTCAGCCGACTTCGAATCCACCGGTTGCGCCTCGACGTCCTGCGCCTCCACTTCAACCCCTCCGCTTGCTTCTTCAGCGCGTTCAGGGCATCCGAAACGTCGAGTCCTTGCGTGGTGAGGCGGTGACGCCGGCGCGAAAGACGCTGGTCGGCGGCTCCTAAAGTCCTGAGGTTGAGGAATATCCGTGCCAGAACGTGCGCCAACTGATCGTCTCGGAATGAGTTGAGCCATCGGGAGCGAGTCAACCCAGATTCTGAACGGCCCAGAGGTTCTCCGGAGCAATCCTTGGCGTTCAATCTCGCAGGGATATCGGTCAGACCAATACCCGGAGCGTGTCGAGGCCCTGGCGAAACCGGTGAGGCCCACCCTCGGGTTCCGCGCACGTGTACGCGCGAGTGCCTCGCGAAACTCTCCAGAGTCGTTCTCGCCGTTATGGGCTCTTCATCCCGCAGGTCAGGAAGACAACGTCGCTCGGTGCCGGGAGTGGACCCGCACTGGGACCAGAACGCACGCTACTGAGGTCGAAGCCCGGGAGTTAGATCATCGACGGCGATTTATGACTGTTGGATGACCGCGGGTTCGGTATGCCGGAGTTATGAGGTATCCGAAAGGCGGTGGATTGACCGCCAAGAATCGAGCGCGACGTGAGACGGTGCGGCTGCGCGGCCGCGATGCAGTCCTCCATCGCTGCCCGTGATCGGCTGACGGTCTACCGGCTGCCTGCTTATGCGCCCGAGCTCAACCCGGCCGAGGGCAGCTGGGCCAACCTGCGCGGCGGGCTGGGCAACCTGGCGGTCACCGGCCTGGACGCCCTCACCGCGATCATCAAGACCCGGCTGAAACGCATGCAGTACCGGCCCGATCTCATCACCGGCTTCTTCAACGAGACCGGTCTGCCCATCGAACTGGCCTGACCCTGGAGATTCAACCTCAGTAGCTGAGCGCCACTCGCACCAGGCCGATCGCGGCGGCCACCGCGATGAACCAGACGGTGCTGAGCCGGGTGCGCCACTGCAGCAGCAGCGCCAGTACGGCGAGGCCGACGGTGATCGGGTCCACGAACGCGTCACCCGCGAGCTGGAGGGTGACTCCCGCCATCAGGGCCAGGGCGGTGGCGTTGACCCCGTCCAGGAAGGCCGAGGACCAGGCGCGGTCGCGGATGCGGTCGACGACGCGGCCGAGCAGGCCGACGAGGAGGAACGACGGTGCGAAGATCCCCGCTGTGGCCAGCACCGCGCCGGGGAATCCGGCGACCACGTAGCCGACGAAGGTAGCGGTGGTGAACAGCGGCCCGGGGGTGACCTGACCGATGGAGACCGCGTCGAGCAACTGGGTCCGGGTGATCCAGCCGAGCCGGTCGACGAAGTCGCCCTCCAGGAAGGCGAGCAGCACGTAGCCGCTGCCGTAGAGAACCGAGCCGATCTTCAGGAAGTCCAGGAAGAGCTGGGCGAGCCGGCCGCCGGTGGGGTCGGGGAGCCGGGGGCCGACCAGGAACGGCAGCGCCGCCACGGCCGGCGGACCGCCACCGGGCGGCCGACTCTCCCAGGTGCGCACCGCCGTCACCACCAGCCCGCCGGCCGCCAGGATGGCGAGCTCATCGGCCCCGGACAGGTAGGCCGCCAGGGCCGCCACGGCGACGGCCGCGGTCAGCCGGCCCCTGATCGCGGTCCGCAGCAGCCCCACCAGAGCCCAGACCACGATGGCCACGACCACCGGCTTGATTCCGTACAGCAGGCCCTCGACGGCAGGTGTCTGGCCGTACCGGACATATGCCCAGGCCAGCGCCAGCACGATGGTGAACGCGGGAAAGATGAAGCACACTCCGGCGACGATCAGCCCGCGCCGGCCCGCCCGTTCGTGACCGAGGTGAATGGCCAGCTCGGTGGAGTTGGGGCCGGGAATGAGGTTGACCGCGCCCATCAGGTCGACGAAACGCTCGTCGGACACCCAGCTGCGGCGCCGTACCAGCTCCTCGCGCATCATCGCGATGTGCGCGGCGGGGCCGCCGAACCCGATCAGGCCCAGTTTCAGGAAGACCCCGGCGACCTCACGCAACGGGTGGGCCGGGCCGTCGCGGGTCTCGCCATCCGAACCGCTCATCAGTGGCCTCCTGCCGGGCAATCGCCGAATCGTGTGTCGTTCACGACTCCGCTGAACGGCAGGGGGGCGGCCGGATGACGGATGGCCTGCCATGCCCGCGAAATCGTAGAACACGACCGGTCCGTTGCCCATCACCTGGGCGCTGTGTCCGGGTGCGGTGAGAAGCCGTCGCCGGACCGATGACCTGCCGTAACGGCCTTTCCCGACCGGCTGCGACGAGGTGGCGCCGGGTCCGGAGAGCGGCGGGGCGCGGGGCGAATCCCGGGAGACGGGAATAGCTGAGTTGTCCTCATGACTGACGAAGAAAACTTTCCCAACCATTTCGGACAAGGGAGAACATGGTCTAGGCTCCATCGCTTATGTGGGCAGGATTGTTCGGTTCGGTCTTCCGCTCTGGTGCGAGCCGGCGCCCGCTCGTGTCGCAAGCCTCGTGTTCAGGACCAATAGGAGCGATGTGATGGGGCAGTACGCGCCGCGCGGGGGTCTGGATGACGGCGAAGGACTGCCGGGTTCAAGGGGGGAGCACGTCCTCCAGCGGCTTTTCGCCACCAGAGAGCGGGCGGAGCGGTTCTACGACCGGCAGGTCGTCGACCGTCTGACGCCGCACATGCGCGAGTTCGTCGCCCGTCAGGAAATGGTCTTCGTGGGGACCTCGGATGCGGCGGGCAACTGTGACACGTCGTTCCGGGCGGGCCCGCCCGGTTTCGTCCGGGTCATGGATGACACGAGGCTGATGTACCCGGAGTTCCGGGGGAACGGCGTGCTCGCCAGCATGGGAAACATGCTGGAGAACGCGCACATCAGCCTGCTGTTCGTCGACTTCTTCGAGGACCTGGTCGGACTGCACATCAACGGTGCGGCGACCATCGTGACCGCCTACGACGCGGTTCGCCGCTACGGGCTGGAGGACGAGGACCGCACCGTGCCCGGCCGCCGCGCCGAGCGCTGGATCACGGTGGAGGTCGAGGAGGCCTACATTCACTGCTCCAAGCACATCCCGCTGCTGGTCAGGCAGGACCGCAGGGAGCGCAGGTCGGAGGGGCGCAGGCCGGCGGGGGACGACTACTTCGGGGTCGGGCAGGTGAGGTCCGCCGGGCGGGAGCGGGAGGTAGCGGGGAAGTCGGTCGAGTGACGATATGACAATTGACATCGGGCTGATCCGCTACAGCTGGTCTCTCGTCGAGCCGGTGGCCGGCAAGCTTGCCATGCACTTCTACGGCAGGCTTTTCGCGAACTATCCGCATATCCGGGAGATGTTCCCGCCCGCGATGGACATGCAGCGCGACCGCCTGCTTCAGGCGCTCACCCAGGTGGTGCTCAACCTGGAGGACGGCGAGGGACTGAGCGACTACCTCGGCACGCTCGCCCGCGACCACCGCAAGTACGGGGTACGGCCCGAGCACTACCCCGCCGTCGGGAGCTGCCTGGTCGCCGCGATGCGGTATCACGCGCAGGGCGCCTGGCTGCCCGCCTACGACGACGCCTGGATGACCGCCTACAACTTCATCGCCGAGGTGATGATCCAGGCGGCCGAGCAGGACGCCGCCCAGACGCCCCCGGCCTGGGTCGGCACCGTGGTGTCGCACGAGGTGCGCACCCCCGAGGTCGCCGTGATCACGGTCGCCCCCGACCAGCCGTACCCGTTCCGGGCCGGCCAGTACGCCACCCTGCAGAGCGCGCACTGGCCCCGCGTATGGCGCTCCTACTCGATAGCGAACGCGCCCCGCGAGGACAACCTGCTCTCGTTCCACGTGCGGATGGTCTCCGGCGGATGGGTCAGCACAGCGCTGATGCACCACACGCGCCCGGGTGACAGCCTCCTGCTGGGACCGCCACGAGGATCCCTCGTGCTCGACCGGGCGAGCAGTTCGCACCTGGTCTTCATCGCGGGAGGTACGGGTCTGGCCCCCCTCAAGGCGCTCATCGAGGAGTCGGTGTGGGTGCCCGACCGCCCCGCCATCGACCTCTTCCACGGCGTCCGGCGCAGCGCCGACGCCTACGACAATGAGGACCTGCAGCGTCTGCGGGCACAGCACAGGCGCCTGCGGATCGTCCAGACGGTGTCCGACGAGCCGCAGCAACGGCCCAGGCACAACGCCGTGGACGCGCTGGACTATCACCGGATCATCCCGCGCGGAGACGTCTTCGTCTGCGGCTCCACCGAGATGGTGCGGGTGACGACCGCTCGCCTGGTCGCCATGGGAGTGCCGTACGAGCGCATCCACACCGAATTCGCCCCGGGAGGCGCGCCCACCCTCGCGAGGCTCTGAGCGGCCGCCGTCCCGTCTGCGCCGGATGCCGGGCCCGGGGCCGGGAACAGGCGCCCGGCCAGAGGCGCCCCAGCCGTCGGCGGACGGGCCAGAGGCGGACGGGTCAGTGGCCACCGGCCGAGAGCAGGTGCCCCGGCCGGTGGGTGCACGGGTCAGCGGCTGAGGAGCAGGTGCCCCGGCCGGTGGTGGACGGGTCAGCGGTCGGAGACGCCCCACCGGTCCACCGGGCGGCCCAGGGCGGTCCTGGTGGTGTCCTCGGGGTAGGGCGACAGCCGTACGGCGTCCTGGATGCTCATCCGGCCCGCCGCCACCTCCCGGCAGAGCTCGGCGACGGCGCCGATCTCGGCCCGCTGGGCGGCGACGAACCCGCGATCCACCGGATCCCCGTGCCCGGGCACGACGACGGCGTCGTCGCCGGCGAGCCCGAGCAGACCGTCGACGGTGGCCGGCCACTCGAGCGGGTAGGCGTCGCCGTAGGCGGGTGGCGCGCCGTTCTCCACCAGGTCGCCGGCGAACACCACATTCGCGTCCGGCACATGGACCACCAGGTCGTTGCCGGAGTGACCGCGGCCGAAGTAGGTCATGACCACGCGCCGCCCGCCGACGACCGACTCCGCGCGATCGGTCACGAGATGATCCGGCAGCACGATCTCCGTCCCGGCGATGTCGTCGGCGATGTCCGCGCGCCCCTTCTCCCGGTACCGCCGCGCCCAGGCTTCTTTCGTGCCGGCCCCGTCCTCGGCCAGGTCGGCCCGGCAGCCCTCATGCGCCCAGACGGGGCACTCCAGGAACGGCCGCGTGCCGAAGCTGTGGTCGAAGTGCGAGTGAGTGATCACCACCGTCCACGGATCCCGGGTGATCCGCCGCACCTCGGCGGCGAGCTCCGCCCCCTGCCGCTCGTCCCCTCGCGTGTCGACCACCAGGCAACCGCCGTCGCCCATGACCAGTCCCACCGACAGGTCCAGCTCGGCATATCGCCGGACCAGCACCCGATCGGCCACTTCCACCCATCGACTCTCCATGAACGGCATTCTCCCCGGAGTGCCGCGGCACCGCCGGACGGCGGGGCGGCGGGTCTCAGGTCGCAGCCGGTCGCAGTGCCGGCACCGGCCGCGGCCGCGCAGGTGGTGGGCCTGACCCCGGTGGAGGTCAGGCGAGGACGCGGCCGACCATCCGGGCGTACATCCGGCCGGGGCTGGGCACCGACGGCGGGTTCAGGAAACCGGGGAGCATCGGCAGGTCCACGGCGAAGGACTGCAGGCGCTCATAGAGGAGGTCGGCGCTCGCCGGACGTCGTTCGGGATCCTTCTCCAGAAGGTCCTCGATCAGCCGGTTCAGCTCCGGGGAGACGCCGGGGACGGCGGGCGGGCGCTCCTTCACCTGACGCTCGAAGACGGCGTACTCGGTGGGGCCGGTGAAGAGCTGCCTGCCCGTCAGCATCTCGTGGATCACGCAGCCGAGGGCGTAGAGGTCGCTGCGGGGACCGGCGAGACCGCGCTGGATCTGCTCGGGAGCCATGTAGGCCGGGGTGCCGAGAATCTGGCCGACCCGGGTGAACCGGGTCGAGTCCGCTTCGCGGAGGATGGCCAGGCCGAAGTCGAGCACCTTGACGCTGCCGTCGGGACAGAGCATCAGGTTGGTCGGCTTGAGGTCGCGGTGGTAGATGGAGAGCGCGTGGGCGGCCGACAGCACGGCACACGCCTGGGCGGCGATCGCGGCCGCCCAGGGAACCGGGAGCGGGCCGTGCTCGCTGACCAGGTCGGCCACGGTCACGCCCTCGATGAACTGCATCACCTGGAAGAGCCGCTGGTCGAAGGTGCCGAAGTCGTAGAGGACGGGCGCTCCGGGGTGCTCCAGCTTCGCCAGGATCCGGGCCTCCCGCAGGAAGCGCCGGTTCAGCTCCTCGTCCGGACCGCTGAGCAGGCGCAGGAACTTGACGGCCACCTTGCGGTCGAGATGCCTGTCATGGCCGCCGTAGACCGCGCCCATGCCGCCCTGGGCGAGAGGGAGGTCGTCGAGCACGTATCGGTCGCCGATGACCATCCGGCCCTCCCCTGGACGTATAGGAAGTCACACTCCTTGGTCGCACGGCCGGAGGTGGCCGTCGACCAGTCCGTCAAAGCCTAGCCGGATCAGCGTTTCCCCCAGCGTCGTCGTCTCGCGCACCCTGTCCTCCAGCGCGAACAGCTCACGGAAGGCCGTGCCGTACCGCCGCTGGTCGGCAAGGGGGAGCATGGGCACCCGCGC from Streptosporangium sp. NBC_01756 includes the following:
- a CDS encoding pyridoxamine 5'-phosphate oxidase family protein, with amino-acid sequence MGQYAPRGGLDDGEGLPGSRGEHVLQRLFATRERAERFYDRQVVDRLTPHMREFVARQEMVFVGTSDAAGNCDTSFRAGPPGFVRVMDDTRLMYPEFRGNGVLASMGNMLENAHISLLFVDFFEDLVGLHINGAATIVTAYDAVRRYGLEDEDRTVPGRRAERWITVEVEEAYIHCSKHIPLLVRQDRRERRSEGRRPAGDDYFGVGQVRSAGREREVAGKSVE
- a CDS encoding APC family permease; the protein is MSVTEQRASAVSAALAQDRLGVPSVVFFVISAAAPLTVIGGSVTAAYAATGVTGVPLAFLLLGAILGLFAVGYVTMARYVVNAGAFYAYTAKGLGRPVGVATAWVALLAYNALQVGLYGMIGAAAQPLIADWFGSSPPWWVIGLGAWVLTGVLGLMRVDVNGKILSVLLLTEIAVVVVFDIADLINPAASGYSLDVFDPSSLFVPGIGAVVAICIASFAGFESSVVFSEETKDPRRTVPIATYAALAVISGLYAVSSWAMTVPIGSDKIVETSREQSSALLFNLAGQHLGATVATIGSLLFVTSLFAALIAFHNTISRYVFALGRERVLPETFGRTSPRTGAPVNGSVAQSVIGLVTIVIYAVFGLDPVVQLFFTVGSFGGLGLLMMLAATSISVLVFFAKNSNEENAWRTRIAPGISSVLLIVVIVLVMANFDTVLGVAPDSPLRWIMPAVYFVAVGLGVMWGLALRANRPKVYANIGRGAQAAVGGTE
- a CDS encoding GOLPH3/VPS74 family protein, translating into MIGVDLSGTRLANDLFFVMHDNATGRMRLHARLTGLGLAAAILGELMLAGRITVGLAAAQIRLVVLDAAPPGDALTRTALDHIIAEPSHRFPTWLQFLARTAPADVAARMTADGLLRPPGRRPSRRQVPVDVNIAAWPSGRVNLAIQRREPLSVQDSVLLGLLVATGSNQLVLWEQNPRYLSDSITALPAPLQELIAQTEAAVGDSVISRR
- a CDS encoding globin domain-containing protein — protein: MTIDIGLIRYSWSLVEPVAGKLAMHFYGRLFANYPHIREMFPPAMDMQRDRLLQALTQVVLNLEDGEGLSDYLGTLARDHRKYGVRPEHYPAVGSCLVAAMRYHAQGAWLPAYDDAWMTAYNFIAEVMIQAAEQDAAQTPPAWVGTVVSHEVRTPEVAVITVAPDQPYPFRAGQYATLQSAHWPRVWRSYSIANAPREDNLLSFHVRMVSGGWVSTALMHHTRPGDSLLLGPPRGSLVLDRASSSHLVFIAGGTGLAPLKALIEESVWVPDRPAIDLFHGVRRSADAYDNEDLQRLRAQHRRLRIVQTVSDEPQQRPRHNAVDALDYHRIIPRGDVFVCGSTEMVRVTTARLVAMGVPYERIHTEFAPGGAPTLARL
- the chrA gene encoding chromate efflux transporter; protein product: MSGSDGETRDGPAHPLREVAGVFLKLGLIGFGGPAAHIAMMREELVRRRSWVSDERFVDLMGAVNLIPGPNSTELAIHLGHERAGRRGLIVAGVCFIFPAFTIVLALAWAYVRYGQTPAVEGLLYGIKPVVVAIVVWALVGLLRTAIRGRLTAAVAVAALAAYLSGADELAILAAGGLVVTAVRTWESRPPGGGPPAVAALPFLVGPRLPDPTGGRLAQLFLDFLKIGSVLYGSGYVLLAFLEGDFVDRLGWITRTQLLDAVSIGQVTPGPLFTTATFVGYVVAGFPGAVLATAGIFAPSFLLVGLLGRVVDRIRDRAWSSAFLDGVNATALALMAGVTLQLAGDAFVDPITVGLAVLALLLQWRTRLSTVWFIAVAAAIGLVRVALSY
- a CDS encoding sulfotransferase family protein, translated to MNWKYKVNEALSEFAGFQIRRVGKAEKTSVTRSVASDDLVRPPADPDADRLLVAPVFVLSPVRSGSTLLRAVLNAHSMLHAPHELHVRRLAVGFGTPLAEKAMDALGHNQADLEHLLWDRVLHRELVRSGKKYVVDKTPANAFAFERIATCWPDARFVFLLRHPASIARSWHEASPDKRNAEQAALDALRYMKATQRARRALSGLTLRYEDLTEAPEDQTRRICDFLNIPWEPEMLSYGEQTVLKKGLGDWKDKIQSGTVQRGRALPTPEEIPEVLRPICRTWGYLPEPADRRP
- a CDS encoding serine/threonine-protein kinase codes for the protein MVIGDRYVLDDLPLAQGGMGAVYGGHDRHLDRKVAVKFLRLLSGPDEELNRRFLREARILAKLEHPGAPVLYDFGTFDQRLFQVMQFIEGVTVADLVSEHGPLPVPWAAAIAAQACAVLSAAHALSIYHRDLKPTNLMLCPDGSVKVLDFGLAILREADSTRFTRVGQILGTPAYMAPEQIQRGLAGPRSDLYALGCVIHEMLTGRQLFTGPTEYAVFERQVKERPPAVPGVSPELNRLIEDLLEKDPERRPASADLLYERLQSFAVDLPMLPGFLNPPSVPSPGRMYARMVGRVLA
- a CDS encoding GNAT family N-acetyltransferase, with protein sequence MTEIIHVQHAPGAAETVGAIIATSFHEQEISAWMIPPDDDRRRVMPPFFSMITESALIHGEVHATADMSAVAVWFRKGAEPLPEIPDRDARVEEFAGPHAERIGQMGEVMDKRHPHDPHHYLAFLAVLPGHQGRKTGTRLLEEYHRGLDAAGMPAYLEASSTRSRRLYLRHGYQDLGDPMFMPDGPPMFPMWRPPNP
- a CDS encoding MBL fold metallo-hydrolase, with translation MESRWVEVADRVLVRRYAELDLSVGLVMGDGGCLVVDTRGDERQGAELAAEVRRITRDPWTVVITHSHFDHSFGTRPFLECPVWAHEGCRADLAEDGAGTKEAWARRYREKGRADIADDIAGTEIVLPDHLVTDRAESVVGGRRVVMTYFGRGHSGNDLVVHVPDANVVFAGDLVENGAPPAYGDAYPLEWPATVDGLLGLAGDDAVVVPGHGDPVDRGFVAAQRAEIGAVAELCREVAAGRMSIQDAVRLSPYPEDTTRTALGRPVDRWGVSDR